Genomic DNA from Bacteroidota bacterium:
GAGGAAAGCTGTTTCCAGAATTCAGCGAAACTGTCAATTCCATATTTCTGTATGAGATATTTTAAGAAAGCGGCAGACAATAAAGACTTCTCCTGAACAAGCCTACTGTACTGTTTACCATTAGAAACAACAAGTGATAGATCCAGGCCGGGATTCTTATTCATTAACTCCTTTGCTTTTTTGTAGTATGAGAATTTAAAGAAGTTATTTTCGTCGGCCAGGTATGCCCAACCTTCATTCACCAAGGTATAGTATGTAGATGTTTTTGGTATTAGGCCCCAGTATTTTTGCGATAAAATGTGGCTGAGTTCGTGCCATGAGGTTGCGTTGTTATAAGTACAGTAAATAGAGTTATAATCCTGAATAGAATGCGCGTTAGAGCTTACTTGTGTGTACTTGTACTTGTCCTTTTGAGATTTAAACATCCAAAAATATATTTTTGAATCAGAATCAGGCTTAGAAATATTCATTATGTTTAATAAAGTATCCTGACCTTGAATTTGTTTTTGGAGTAAATTTGAAACTGTCTTCCTTGATAAGCCCGAATAGTAGTATAGGGTAATGTTTGCGGTGGCAAGCGAATCCCACTTACAAGAATTCTTCAAATTTGCAGGGTTATTCATTTGCATAATTGTGGACGTGAATTTTGGTGAACAAGATTCAAGCATAATGATACAAACTAAATTCAGAATAAGTATGGAAGCATAAGATTTTACAAAAAGATTTAGCATACAGCAATTTATTTCGTCTTAAGCATTATTTCTTCACTGGCTTTTTTAAAATCGTAGAATTTTATACAGGCAGATGAATCAGTTTGAATTGAGAATTGTCCTTTACCAGGGGCTTCCATATTGAATAAATTTTGTCCTTTAATGTTTGTTCCGATGTAAAATAATTGGCCGCCTTTTTGAGGATCGTTAATAAGTATACCAACCTTTTGTCCAAACAATTCTTCTTTTGGAACGAATAGAACAATGCCTTCACCGCTTGGACCATCTAAACCAAGCGCGGATAATCCTCTATCGTCATAATAACCAAATCCGCCTTTCTCGAGTCCTTCTTTATCATTAAAAGCTAAACCATACGGACCATTAATAGCACGTTTCGTTAATTTACCTTTTATATTAGCATATGGTGAGGCTCCCAGGATAACGCGATCATGACCAGAAGCGTCCAAGATCAATACCCCGGATAAAGTATCTTTTCGTAGCCTTGTTTTAGGAGACACGATTTCAGGAGATATTATTATTCTGTCATTTCCATACTTATCTTGAACTACGATTTCGTTAGTTCTAATGGAGTCAAAATTCTGATTACCCTGGGTGACAAAACCTGAAATTAATACCCAAAGTATGCCGACGAAGAGCATAGTGGATTGTATCTTGCTAACTCTTTTAAGTGACCTAATCTCGTTTTCTGTTTTGCTTTTATAGTTATCAAATTCTGTAGTTTCCATATCTTAATAATTTAATTCGAAATCATAGATGAAGAGGCTATGTTACCCTTCTTAAGGTAGTGTACATTCTATTTTCCACAAAAATTATTTGACAAAGGACGTTTGTAATTAAAGTTTTATCGATCACCTATAATTTTGCAGTTTTAACTATGAATAAATCGATATTCAGTTGGGTAGAAATTCCCGTGATTGACATGGATAGAGCTGTAATGTTCTACGAAACGGTTCTAGGAATAAAGCTACAAAGAATGAAACTTGCCAATGATCTTGAAATGAGTTTTATTACGTCGCCAACCGGTGAAGTGGCCGGAGCCTTGTGTAAATATTCTGAATATTATAAACCCTCCGTTGACGGACCACTTGTTTATTTGACTGCAAATCCGAGTATAGATATTATGCAACTAAAAATAACGTCCGCGAAAGGGAAAATACTTCGTGAAAAAACCAACATAAAGCCAAATACGTATATGGCTTTATTTATTGACAGCGAAGGAAACAGAATGGCTTTACTGGAAGAGAATTAGTTCTACTGTTGAAGGTATTTACATGGAATGTTGGGTAATTTGAAACTAAAACCGAATTTTTTGTACTGCATTATATCGATTGTGGTGGCAATTTCCATTGGGTTACGGTGCATTTGCGGAAGTAAACCAAACATTGCGTAGCTGATTGGGTTGATAGCCGGAATAAAAGTTTCCCAATCGAAGCCCTTACCCCAAATTATCCCGTTAACGTTATAATTAAGATCAGCATCGTAATCAAGCAGCAAATGAAACATCTCCTTAGAGGCATTTGAATTTTGATTCACAGTATGAAAAATCGGTGATTGACCTCCAAAACCAAAATCATCCTTACCGGCAGGCGTATTTACATTCATTCCTTTAGCCAAGAGTAATTTCCCACATTTTATCAGATTGAATTCGGCGCAAATGTGCAATAAGGAAGCCTGAAAAAGCGGCGTGTAAGCAGAACGAAATGAATAGGTTTTATTTAACATACCCGGGAATTCGTTCAATACAATTGAAACTCCAGATACATCATCAAGCAAAAGATAGTTAAGTAGTTTATCGTTACTAGCACAGTTATGTTTGCTAAGGACGCGAATACAATCAGTAAACCTTGGAGAGCGCGTGTACATTGACAGGAACAATTCCAATAGTGAAGATCCTTCATAAACAGTATTTGAATCAAGGCCGTCCTGAAAGCATAACTGAAGTCCTTCCGGCGAATGTAGCTCCATTTGATGTAGAGCATTTTTTATTATTTCAGTATTGTTAGACATAAGTTTAGGAAGACTTAACAATTGAACTGCCGATGAACATCAGTGTATTAGTTTCAGGAATGCCAATGTGAATTTCACGCATGCCGTAATCCTGATCAAACGGCGGTTTTACTTTTAAGCCGATGACTTTATCTTTAATTGAATTCCATAGGACATCAGCGTTATCGACTTCTAAGTAAAATTCCATTTGTCCTATATTTTCGCCTGCACTGAGCAAGTGAACAGATATATGATCTTTTACAAGAATTTTATAACTGTCGTAATTCAGTACAGTTGTAAAGCCGAGGATGTTGATAAAGAAATTGGCCGTTATACCCAAGTTATACGAGGGAATCATAGGAGACAAATAAATAGGTTTATACATACAAGGTTTAAATTAATGAAATACTCAGCGGCGTTTGCTACCTGGATTAAGATACCAAAGAATAAGAAAAGGGAAACTGTGAAGAAGTGCACCAACAGAAAGGCAAATCATTACTTGAGAAAAATTTAGATGCGTGTAAATGATGCCTAAAATATAAATCGGAATGTAGAGAAACAATGCCGTGAACAGACCAGGAAAATAACCTTTAGCGTGTATTGATTTGCCAATATGTAAACAAGCATTAAGAAATACAATTGATACAATTGACATTATATAAAGTTTGTTTTGGATGAAAAGTACAGAAGACACAGCTAAGAGAAACATAAGGTTTGTAATGATAAGCCAAGTGGTTGAAATGGTTTTACCAATCTTAGACATCATGCTTTTAAACTTAGAAGCAAAGCCACCCGGATAAACAAATTCTTCAAATACATGAAGTAGAGAAGCTATAAGCAAAGCCACTTGCATTAATTACAGCTTTTAAGTTTTCCGTTCTCGTAGAGCTCGATGTACTTTTTTGAGCCACCTTTGCATTTTTTTCCTTCAAGCTCTACTTCATCAGCACTAAAAAAGGTTTTTAATTTGCCACTTTTATAAAATGCCGTTTGTACCCCTGAGATACCTCCACCTCCGCGACACTTGAATCCTTGTACAAGGGTTTCATTTGGAAACACGCAGACAATTCCTTCCTGCTTCAAGTAGATCCAGGTTCCCTTAGGATATTGAAAATTACTGAGCACTTTATCCTCACTTAATTTAAATGTTACCGGATTAAAGCGCTTATCAAAATGAATCCATCCTTTTTCACAAGGAATTTGATTTATGACAGAGGTTGTACTTAATTTAGCGATTATTTTTACTGTATCACTTTTTTCTGTTATGTATTTTACCTCAGAAAGATCTGTAATGCTTACTGATTGAGCATTGATATTAGTAATCCAACTGCAAACAACAGTTATGCAGATCACCTTTACTGTTTTAATTGAGTACTTCATTTTGAATTCTTGTTATTTTGGACATCTTTTACCGCCCTGAATCCGAGGCTGCCCATTTTTAATTTCTTGTTTATCTTTTGAAATGTGCCGTTATACACAATACGGTAAACCGAATTACTATCCACTTCTGTTGATGTCCACCAATAAATAATCGGAGAATAGGAATTCCATAGAGGACTCTCTTTATCAGGTTTAATTTTATAGTTAGTTTCTTTTGTGATTTTATTCCATTCACCACCTGCGTTGTTGCCGTTTCTGGTTAAAGAAGCAACTACTTCTTCTATAGAAGGCAAACGCCAGACGCCTACAACTGTATCCTCCAATTTTAAACCGTCTTCAGAAAGATGGGCACAAATTTTATTTACATCATTCCACGATGTATAGTTAAGGTCAGACGAAGTTTGTGGCCAGCCCGGACCAGCCGGTGCCCATATGAGATTTACATTATTGCCCTTTACTTCTGTAGCTCCTTTAAAGCCATCGTTAACGCGTTTAGAAACTCTAAGAGCAGGCTCAAAACCGAAAATCAATGTCGCCAATAAAGGCGGAGCTAAAAGTATTGAACGATTCCAGTTTTTACCACCATTGGAGCCTAATAAGAAAAGAACGCCAATTAAGATCATGGGGAGAGAGAATATGACCAAGGCAGCTGAAGATCTAACCCAAAGAAGAGGGATTGCAACTCCAACAAGTATAAGAAGCCAAGCTCCAAGTTTTCTTTTAAAAATGGCAAGCATTGGCAATAAGATAAAAATTAAAGCGAAGGCATAGTACTGACGAAAAAACAGGAAAAGATTCATAATAAGGCTTTGGTAGTACCATCCTTCATGAAAATTCTCAACAATACCCCAGTACGACCATAATGTAGAAAAAATGCTACTTAGGATAACGGCTGACGAGCCTAGAATTATTTTAACCCTCTCATTAATCAATTAGTGAAAATTAGCAGCTAATACAAAGATAATATACCTGAAAGGCTTAGTCTCTCTATTATGACAAACGGCTTTTGTCCCAAACCCTATATTTTAATTAAAAGCCTTAAAAGCCATTATATTCGTGAACAGAATAAAAGTAACCTAGAAGAATATACTCTAACACCCTTAGTCCTGAATACTAACACTAAGAGAGCAGACTTAATACGAAACAAAAACTATCTTTGTATTAGATTCAGTCATGTATAAAACTGATTTATGAAACAGAAAACCATTTGGAACAGAATACTTAAAAATTTCTGGCTAAGGAATGTCTTAGTATTCATTTGTTTTCTATTTGCAAGATTTATTTTTAATCCTGAAGACACTATACTTGGTGAAGTTAAGGCTACAGTTTCTCAATTAATTCTCTTGATATTTATAATTTTTCACAACAGAATACTTATTAATGGCTTACTTCTAAAGAATCGTAAATTATTATATTTAGTTCTTTTACTTGTGTTGATCATTGTTTACTCTCTCTTGCAGGGTGTCATGTATAATCAAATCCTGCTAAAGGAGCGTTTTATTAGTTTAACCTATGTTGCCATTTACAATTTCTTTCTGGGTGCAATTGTATATTTTACTTATTTATACTTCATTGAGCAACAAAAAATACTCGAGAACAAGCTTTATATTGTTGAGATGGAACAAAAGTACCTCAAGAACCAATTGAGCCCTCACTTTATTTTCAATTCATTAAACAATATTTACTATTATAGTTTAGAAGAGAGTAAGAGAACACCTGAACTGATTCTCAAACTAAGCGAGCTTATTCGTTTCTTAAACGAATTCAATAAGAAACCCAAGATTACCATAAAGGAGGAGTTATCGTTCTTAGATAGTTATCTTTTATTTGAAAGGGAAAGGCTTGAAGACAGATGTGAGATAAACTATCAATGCGAAATAAACAAACCCAACAGAGCGATTGAACCATTATTGTTTTTTCCTCTGATAGAAAATGCCTTTAAGCATGGCACAAATACGATGGAGAAATGCTTTGTGAACATTAAAGTTAGGGAAGTGAATGACACTTTGAGTGTTATTATTGAGAACAGAATTTTGAATGCGGACATTGTATCGACACGTACCGGCAAGGAGAATGTGCAAAGAAGGCTAGATTTATTTTATCCAAATAAACATTCGCTTCTAGTCACAAAGGAAAATGGGACCTATAAAGTTGATTTAAAAATTGAATTGAGAAATGAGTACATCGACATTTAAATGCCTTATAGTAGATGACGAGGCGCCAGCAAGAAAAATAATTGAGCGTTTTGTTAAGCGTTTTGAAGAACTGGAGTTGACAGACACAGCAAAGAACGCAATTGAAGCTATGAATATTTTAAAAGAAAAGAAGATCGATATTGTCTTTTTAGACATAAACATGCCTGAAATTTCGGGTATTGCCCTCCTAAAAATGTTGACAGAACCGCCATTAGTTATTTTAACAACAGCCTATAGCGAATATGCCTTGGAGAGTTATGAATATAATGTTGCAGATTATTTGCTTAAACCAATTCGCTTTGAGAGATTTGCAAAGGCAATAGATAAAGCTAAGGCACTTAAAGGCAATCAGCAATTAGTAAGCCTTGATAATTTTAATCAGGACATTTTTAATATTGAATTGCATGGTGAAAAAGTAAGTATACCTACATCTGAAATCAGCTATTTTCAAAGTTTGGGAAATTATATTAAGCTTTACTCTACTACAAAAAGTTATGTGTTTCTAAAGACAACTAAGGAGTTGGAGGACGAGTTAAACCCAAACACATTTGTTAGAGTGCACAAGTCATTTATCGTGAACATCAATAAAATAAACAAGACCGCTTTAGATTTTATTGTTGTAAATGAAACCAAGATCCCGATTGGAAAGACATTTAAAAAATACTTCAAAAGCAAAATTAAGGATCAATAAGCTTTAGCAGTTTGTAACCAATAGCAAATAACCAAAGTATAGTAAGTATTGAGGTTAAGATAAATCCAATACCAAATGGTTTGAAGAAAGTAAATCCTACTGAAGACATCACACCAGTAATACCAATGACATAGCCAAGAACTTTACCGGTAGAACCGAAGCTTGATTTGGGAATGCCAAGACAAACTAAAGCAATACCTATTGAAGGCAAAGAGATCAAGTAAAATGCTGAAAGAGGGGAATTAAGCATCTTGATTAATGAGGACGAAGAAAGTAAAATGAATGAATTTTGGCTAAGTGCGAGGAAAGATTTTGAATCTTCGCTAAATCTTAACAGTTGAATATAGCCAGGCCATGTGTATATAAGGTCAATAACAACAAACAAAATAATAAGAGCGGAACCTACGGACACTTGATACAAATTATTTTTACTTAAGTTATTAAATAGAGAAATAATTAAAGGGATGAATAAAATATCTGTAATGATTGAAAGTATAATTATTCCAATCCATTCACAGCGGTAGGTATTTAAATGTTTAAGCGCTTTGGTCGGATCATCAGGAAGTTTACCAGATGAAACATATAAATATGTAATTACTATATATAAGGCACCTATAGTTAAGGCTGATAATCCTCCGATTTTTTTCATTCTTAATTATCTCAAAAATAGAACCAGGAAGTTCTATTATTAACCGAATATCTTACATTGTGACAAATGTCTTTCGTCACAATTATTAAAACACTCATTAGCCTATCTACGCTTTTATTAGCACCATTTTATTGCCACAAATGATAAAAGGACTTAATCATAAAATACGCCATAAAGTTATGCTTTAGTTTATTTTTGATAAGCAATGATTAGTTTATGCACAATAAGACGGTTGTACTACTTGCAATTTTAATGTTTCAAGTATATCAAGGCTACGGGATAGTAGTTAATGGATACGCCCGTGTTAGTCAATTAGCAGGTACTACGGTTACAGTAGCCAATGTTAACGAGGTGAATGATTCATTTGAAGATGGGGAATATGTAATAATAATGCAGATGCAAGATAATGTAATAGGATCTTTTACAACAAATGTTGCTACGTTTGGCTCATTATCGTCCATCGGTTCAGCGGGATTGTACGAAGTTGTGCAGATACAATC
This window encodes:
- a CDS encoding VOC family protein, producing the protein MNKSIFSWVEIPVIDMDRAVMFYETVLGIKLQRMKLANDLEMSFITSPTGEVAGALCKYSEYYKPSVDGPLVYLTANPSIDIMQLKITSAKGKILREKTNIKPNTYMALFIDSEGNRMALLEEN
- a CDS encoding ankyrin repeat domain-containing protein; the encoded protein is MELHSPEGLQLCFQDGLDSNTVYEGSSLLELFLSMYTRSPRFTDCIRVLSKHNCASNDKLLNYLLLDDVSGVSIVLNEFPGMLNKTYSFRSAYTPLFQASLLHICAEFNLIKCGKLLLAKGMNVNTPAGKDDFGFGGQSPIFHTVNQNSNASKEMFHLLLDYDADLNYNVNGIIWGKGFDWETFIPAINPISYAMFGLLPQMHRNPMEIATTIDIMQYKKFGFSFKLPNIPCKYLQQ
- a CDS encoding HXXEE domain-containing protein: MALLIASLLHVFEEFVYPGGFASKFKSMMSKIGKTISTTWLIITNLMFLLAVSSVLFIQNKLYIMSIVSIVFLNACLHIGKSIHAKGYFPGLFTALFLYIPIYILGIIYTHLNFSQVMICLSVGALLHSFPFLILWYLNPGSKRR
- a CDS encoding histidine kinase, yielding MKQKTIWNRILKNFWLRNVLVFICFLFARFIFNPEDTILGEVKATVSQLILLIFIIFHNRILINGLLLKNRKLLYLVLLLVLIIVYSLLQGVMYNQILLKERFISLTYVAIYNFFLGAIVYFTYLYFIEQQKILENKLYIVEMEQKYLKNQLSPHFIFNSLNNIYYYSLEESKRTPELILKLSELIRFLNEFNKKPKITIKEELSFLDSYLLFERERLEDRCEINYQCEINKPNRAIEPLLFFPLIENAFKHGTNTMEKCFVNIKVREVNDTLSVIIENRILNADIVSTRTGKENVQRRLDLFYPNKHSLLVTKENGTYKVDLKIELRNEYIDI
- a CDS encoding response regulator transcription factor; the encoded protein is MSTSTFKCLIVDDEAPARKIIERFVKRFEELELTDTAKNAIEAMNILKEKKIDIVFLDINMPEISGIALLKMLTEPPLVILTTAYSEYALESYEYNVADYLLKPIRFERFAKAIDKAKALKGNQQLVSLDNFNQDIFNIELHGEKVSIPTSEISYFQSLGNYIKLYSTTKSYVFLKTTKELEDELNPNTFVRVHKSFIVNINKINKTALDFIVVNETKIPIGKTFKKYFKSKIKDQ